The following proteins are encoded in a genomic region of Sorangiineae bacterium MSr12523:
- the lon gene encoding endopeptidase La → MTEKKAPPPRAPQDEDVVQFGDVLPVLPIRNAVLFPGAVAPFDVGREKSVALVEDVDNLPSPVIAIFAQRDPSTDDPGQDDLHTVGCAARVLKALKHSSGNYSLILQGLSRIRLEDVAQSSPYLKAKVRRLDETGLDDDEAEALSMSLRDIAKQVIQLMPELPREAGSLIDSIQAPGALADLVAANLDAPVEEKAQLLETVDVKDRIRKVLRLLTRQLEILKMRERINSQIKEEMGKNQREYVLRQQLKAIKEELGEDDGDQGDLDGLEDRIAKANLPSEAEQVAKKQIKRLRNMQVGSAEYTVVRTYLDWILDLPWHNQTPDNMDIGAVRKVLDEDHYGLEKVKKRILEYLAVRKLKKDKKGPILCLIGPPGVGKTSLGRSIARSLGRKFHRISLGGVHDEAAIRGHRRTYVGALPGQIIQGMKKAGTINPIFMMDEVDKIGHDFRGDPAAALLEVLDPEQNNTFADHYLEIPYDLSNVMFVATANIADPIPAPLRDRMEILEIPGYTRREKLAIARQHLIPKQIEEHGITPQQLEITDPAVEIIIDNYTREAGVRTLERQIASVIRGVAVKIAEGDNTPRKIETEDHLREFLGPQRYTSEVAERTEEAGVATGLAWTSVGGEILFIEATRMFGSAKLQLTGQLGDVMKESAQAALSYVRSNSERFGISKDFLEKSDIHIHIPAGAMPKDGPSAGVTMFTALVSMLTGVRVRHDVAMTGEITLRGRVLPIGGLKEKVLAAHRAGIKRVIVPERNKADLDEVPAEVKDSLEFVFVKKMEEVLDAALEEKLVPKVEEKKEAPAAPTPSN, encoded by the coding sequence ATGACTGAAAAGAAAGCCCCGCCGCCGCGTGCCCCGCAGGATGAGGACGTGGTCCAGTTTGGTGACGTGCTCCCGGTTCTCCCCATCCGGAACGCGGTACTTTTTCCGGGTGCGGTGGCCCCCTTCGACGTTGGCCGCGAAAAGTCCGTGGCGCTCGTCGAAGATGTCGACAACCTACCGAGCCCCGTCATTGCCATCTTTGCGCAGCGCGATCCTTCGACGGACGACCCAGGCCAGGACGACCTACACACGGTCGGATGCGCGGCCCGCGTCCTCAAGGCGCTGAAACATAGCTCGGGCAACTATTCGCTGATTTTGCAGGGCCTTTCGCGCATCCGGCTCGAGGATGTGGCGCAGAGTTCGCCCTATCTCAAGGCGAAGGTGCGTCGCCTCGACGAGACGGGTCTGGACGACGACGAGGCCGAAGCGCTTTCGATGAGCCTGCGCGACATCGCCAAGCAGGTGATTCAGCTCATGCCGGAGCTTCCGCGCGAGGCGGGTTCGCTCATCGATTCGATCCAGGCGCCGGGCGCCTTGGCCGACTTGGTGGCCGCCAACCTGGACGCGCCGGTGGAAGAAAAGGCGCAGCTGCTCGAGACGGTCGACGTCAAGGATCGCATTCGCAAGGTCCTGCGCCTGCTGACGCGCCAGCTCGAAATCTTGAAAATGCGCGAGCGCATCAACTCCCAAATCAAGGAGGAGATGGGTAAAAACCAGCGCGAATACGTGCTTCGGCAACAGCTCAAAGCCATCAAAGAGGAGCTGGGCGAGGACGATGGGGATCAGGGAGATCTCGACGGTCTCGAAGACCGCATCGCCAAGGCCAACCTGCCGAGCGAGGCCGAGCAGGTCGCCAAGAAGCAGATCAAGCGTTTGCGCAACATGCAGGTCGGCTCGGCGGAGTACACCGTCGTGCGCACGTACCTGGACTGGATCCTCGACTTGCCATGGCACAATCAGACGCCCGACAACATGGATATCGGGGCCGTCCGCAAGGTGCTGGACGAAGACCACTACGGTCTCGAGAAGGTCAAGAAGCGCATCCTCGAGTACCTGGCCGTCCGCAAGCTGAAGAAGGACAAGAAGGGCCCGATCCTCTGCCTCATCGGACCGCCCGGCGTCGGTAAGACGTCGCTCGGCCGCAGCATTGCGCGGTCGCTCGGCCGCAAGTTCCACCGCATTTCACTCGGCGGTGTGCACGACGAAGCGGCCATCCGCGGTCACCGCCGTACGTACGTCGGCGCGCTGCCCGGGCAGATCATCCAGGGCATGAAGAAGGCGGGAACGATCAACCCGATCTTCATGATGGACGAGGTCGACAAGATCGGTCACGACTTCCGCGGCGATCCCGCGGCGGCCTTGCTCGAGGTTCTCGATCCCGAGCAGAACAACACGTTCGCGGACCACTACCTGGAGATCCCGTACGACTTGTCGAACGTCATGTTCGTCGCCACGGCGAACATTGCCGATCCGATTCCCGCGCCGCTGCGCGATCGTATGGAGATCCTCGAAATCCCGGGTTACACGCGGCGCGAGAAGCTGGCCATTGCGCGCCAGCACTTGATCCCGAAGCAGATCGAGGAGCACGGCATCACGCCGCAGCAGCTCGAGATCACGGATCCGGCGGTCGAGATCATCATCGACAACTACACGCGTGAAGCCGGCGTGCGTACGCTCGAGCGGCAGATCGCGAGCGTCATTCGCGGTGTTGCCGTGAAGATCGCCGAGGGGGACAACACCCCGCGGAAGATCGAAACGGAAGACCACCTCCGCGAGTTCCTGGGTCCGCAGCGCTACACCAGTGAAGTTGCGGAGCGCACGGAAGAAGCGGGCGTGGCCACGGGCCTTGCTTGGACGAGCGTGGGCGGCGAGATCCTCTTCATCGAGGCGACGCGCATGTTCGGCTCGGCGAAGCTGCAGCTCACCGGCCAACTGGGCGACGTCATGAAGGAGAGCGCCCAGGCCGCCCTGAGCTACGTGCGCTCCAACTCGGAGAGGTTCGGCATCAGCAAGGACTTCCTCGAGAAGAGCGACATCCACATCCACATCCCCGCCGGCGCCATGCCGAAAGACGGGCCGAGCGCGGGTGTGACGATGTTTACCGCGTTGGTGTCGATGCTCACCGGCGTCCGCGTCCGCCACGACGTCGCGATGACCGGCGAAATCACGCTGCGCGGACGGGTGCTGCCCATCGGCGGCCTCAAGGAGAAGGTGCTGGCGGCCCACCGCGCCGGCATCAAGCGGGTCATCGTTCCCGAGCGCAACAAGGCCGACCTCGACGAGGTCCCGGCCGAGGTCAAAGACTCCCTCGAGTTCGTCTTCGTGAAGAAGATGGAGGAAGTCCTCGACGCCGCCCTGGAAGAGAAGCTGGTGCCCAAGGTCGAGGAAAAAAAGGAAGCCCCAGCGGCCCCGACCCCGAGCAACTGA
- a CDS encoding cysteine hydrolase: MSDRYARLLQLVLAGRPEPLTAAYLGTLTEEERTAYLEVERTLASFALGTVASSPAPRAPSPDLRNRVLSSFRAKLAARSRSAFLVLDMIHDHLAEGSILEVPRAREIVPALAEKLRECRSQGVPVVYIVDEHEPDDPDLDLWGVHAVGGSGGNDIWPEVAPQPGDRVVKKRTYSAFSASNLQEVLDELRCDTLVLSGCLTEVGIKATATDALQRGYAVNVPPATQAGISAMTEQVTLGLLQVMPPYGAARKELLARLAGKTA; this comes from the coding sequence GTGAGTGATCGGTATGCCCGCCTGCTACAACTCGTCCTCGCGGGACGTCCCGAACCGCTCACGGCCGCATACTTGGGCACGCTCACGGAGGAAGAGCGCACCGCCTACCTCGAGGTGGAACGCACCCTGGCCTCGTTCGCTCTCGGCACCGTCGCGAGTAGCCCCGCCCCCCGCGCCCCCAGTCCCGATCTCCGCAACCGGGTCCTGTCGAGCTTTCGCGCCAAGCTGGCAGCCCGGTCGAGATCGGCTTTCCTGGTGCTGGATATGATTCATGATCATCTGGCCGAGGGCAGCATTCTGGAAGTGCCCCGGGCGCGGGAGATCGTGCCGGCGCTGGCGGAAAAACTGCGCGAATGCCGCAGCCAAGGGGTGCCCGTCGTCTACATCGTCGACGAGCACGAGCCGGACGATCCGGACCTGGACCTGTGGGGCGTCCACGCGGTCGGCGGCTCGGGCGGGAACGACATCTGGCCCGAGGTCGCACCGCAGCCGGGCGATCGCGTCGTGAAAAAGCGCACGTACAGTGCATTCTCCGCGTCCAATTTGCAGGAGGTCCTCGACGAGCTGCGCTGCGATACGCTGGTTCTTTCCGGCTGCCTGACCGAAGTCGGCATCAAGGCCACCGCCACCGATGCCCTGCAGCGCGGCTACGCGGTGAACGTGCCACCCGCGACGCAGGCGGGGATCAGCGCCATGACCGAGCAGGTCACGCTGGGCCTACTTCAGGTCATGCCGCCCTACGGGGCCGCCCGCAAAGAGCTCCTCGCCCGCCTCGCGGGCAAAACCGCCTGA
- a CDS encoding sigma-70 family RNA polymerase sigma factor, translating to MDADPSESLDAALILRVAEGDVDALASLYDRHVDALLAIALRIVHDRAEAEDLVHDAFMGLCEQARRYDPARGRLRTWLVTITRNLAIDRLRRQNRLKRVREAVRAEARTETAEAPPLDFLPLNEKFREAFGALPEDQRLTLEAAFFQGLSYSEIAELHGVPLGTVKSRAARAIATLREALLASVQNEPSSVVVKNAGSVRGAS from the coding sequence GTGGACGCGGATCCGTCCGAATCGCTCGACGCAGCGCTCATCCTTCGTGTCGCCGAGGGCGACGTCGACGCGCTTGCGTCGCTGTACGATCGCCATGTCGATGCGCTTCTGGCCATCGCGCTGCGCATCGTTCACGACCGCGCCGAGGCCGAAGACCTGGTTCACGACGCCTTCATGGGGCTCTGCGAACAGGCACGCCGCTACGATCCGGCGCGCGGACGTCTGCGTACGTGGCTCGTGACCATCACGCGCAACCTCGCCATCGACCGCCTGCGCCGGCAGAATCGCCTCAAACGGGTGCGGGAGGCGGTCCGCGCGGAGGCGCGAACGGAGACGGCGGAGGCGCCGCCTCTCGATTTTCTGCCATTGAACGAAAAGTTTCGAGAGGCCTTCGGGGCCCTGCCGGAAGACCAGCGGCTCACGCTCGAAGCGGCCTTTTTCCAAGGGCTCTCCTACAGCGAGATCGCAGAACTTCACGGCGTGCCGTTGGGGACCGTCAAATCACGGGCGGCCCGGGCCATCGCCACGTTGCGGGAAGCGCTCCTCGCGTCGGTCCAAAATGAGCCGTCGAGCGTAGTGGTAAAGAACGCTGGGAGTGTTCGAGGTGCCTCGTGA
- a CDS encoding aspartate carbamoyltransferase catalytic subunit — MRHLLGIDGLSANDITSLLDEATRYAHPHDPLVTRGVLRGKTILNVFYESSTRTRTSFELAGKRLGADVVNIAASSSSVTKGETLLDTVKNLEAMGSDAIVLRHASSGAPHFVARHTRASIVNAGDGSHEHPTQALLDAFTIRQRLGKLDGLVVVICGDILHSRVARSNSLLLGALGSEVRLCGPRTMMPRDPTVLGPTVRVFDRFDDAIEGADVVMMLRIQNERLAGAVMATTREYARTFGLNERRLRLAKPEALVMHPGPINRGVELNNAVADGAHSVILEQVAAGVAVRCAVLARVMLQ; from the coding sequence ATGCGCCATCTGCTCGGTATCGATGGGCTCTCCGCGAACGACATTACGTCCCTTCTCGATGAAGCGACACGGTACGCGCATCCTCACGATCCGCTCGTGACGCGTGGCGTTCTGCGCGGGAAGACGATTCTCAACGTGTTCTACGAGTCGTCGACGCGCACGCGCACGTCGTTCGAGCTCGCTGGAAAGCGGCTCGGGGCCGACGTGGTGAACATTGCCGCGTCGTCCTCGAGCGTCACCAAGGGCGAGACCCTGCTCGACACGGTGAAAAACCTGGAGGCGATGGGCAGCGATGCCATCGTGCTCCGGCACGCCTCCTCGGGCGCACCGCACTTCGTGGCGCGGCACACGCGTGCGAGCATCGTCAACGCGGGCGACGGCTCGCACGAGCACCCGACGCAGGCGCTGCTCGACGCGTTCACGATTCGTCAGCGGCTGGGGAAGCTCGATGGCTTGGTCGTCGTTATCTGCGGTGACATCTTGCACTCGCGCGTCGCCCGCTCCAATTCGCTGCTGCTCGGTGCCCTCGGCAGCGAGGTGCGCCTCTGCGGACCGCGCACCATGATGCCGCGCGATCCCACCGTGCTCGGGCCCACCGTGCGCGTGTTCGACCGCTTCGACGATGCCATCGAGGGCGCCGACGTGGTGATGATGCTGCGCATCCAGAACGAGCGCCTCGCCGGCGCGGTGATGGCGACGACGCGCGAGTATGCGCGCACCTTCGGCCTGAACGAGCGTCGCCTTCGCCTGGCCAAGCCGGAGGCGCTGGTGATGCACCCCGGGCCAATCAACCGCGGTGTGGAGCTCAACAACGCCGTGGCCGATGGCGCGCATAGCGTGATTCTCGAGCAGGTGGCGGCCGGCGTCGCCGTGCGCTGCGCCGTGCTCGCGAGGGTCATGCTGCAGTGA
- the murI gene encoding glutamate racemase, translating to MRAGNEAPLGVFDSGLGGLTVVRALRAVLPHEDIVYLGDTARVPYGTRGAATVVKYAGACARQLVSHKVKTIVIACNTVSAVAPEQLRIDLDLPVLGVIEPGARAAVAATKTGRVGILATPGTIFSQAYTRAVTTLSTRTEVFGQAAPLLVPLAEEGWVEGEVPRLAVRRYLEPLARAGVDAIVLGCTHYPLFFSIIEEEAHAMMGPEVRVIDSATTVAAETRSFLASRSLLAPPRERAGSMRLFATDVPRSFSEMARRFLGDENIPEAEQIDL from the coding sequence GTGAGAGCCGGGAACGAGGCACCGCTCGGGGTTTTCGATTCCGGCCTGGGCGGCCTCACCGTGGTGCGTGCACTGCGGGCCGTGCTCCCGCACGAGGACATCGTGTACCTGGGCGACACCGCGCGCGTTCCGTACGGCACCCGCGGCGCCGCCACCGTGGTGAAGTACGCCGGCGCGTGCGCGCGCCAGCTCGTCTCCCACAAGGTGAAGACCATCGTCATCGCCTGCAATACGGTGAGCGCGGTGGCGCCGGAGCAGTTGCGCATCGATTTGGATCTGCCGGTGCTCGGTGTGATCGAGCCGGGGGCACGCGCCGCGGTGGCGGCGACGAAAACCGGGCGCGTGGGCATTCTGGCCACGCCGGGAACGATCTTTTCGCAGGCGTACACGCGCGCGGTGACCACGCTGTCGACGCGCACGGAGGTGTTCGGCCAGGCGGCTCCCCTTCTCGTTCCCCTCGCCGAGGAAGGCTGGGTCGAGGGCGAGGTGCCGCGCCTCGCGGTGCGCCGCTATTTGGAGCCTCTGGCGCGCGCCGGTGTCGATGCCATCGTCCTTGGGTGCACGCACTACCCGCTGTTCTTCTCCATCATCGAGGAGGAGGCGCACGCGATGATGGGGCCCGAAGTGCGTGTCATCGACAGCGCCACCACGGTGGCCGCGGAAACGCGGTCTTTTCTGGCGAGCCGCAGCCTCTTGGCGCCGCCGCGCGAACGCGCAGGCTCGATGCGCCTTTTCGCCACCGACGTGCCGCGCTCCTTCAGCGAGATGGCGCGCCGCTTTCTGGGCGACGAGAACATCCCCGAGGCCGAGCAGATCGATTTATGA
- a CDS encoding homoserine dehydrogenase yields MKTVRLGLLGCGTVGGGVVRLIRENASVLATRVGAPLEIAKVLVRDPNKDRVPGLERDRITTDAAAVLDDPSIDVVVEVLGGVEPAKGYVERAIDSGRSVVTANKMLLAVHGPELVERAEKAGVDLAFEASVGGGIPVIRTLREALTSDSVTRLCGIVNGTSNYILTRMRQDGMPFATALREAQDKGYAEADPGLDVDGGDAAHKLVVLAMLAFGARVPHEAVYTEGIRDIEPIDHEFAARFGYTVKHLAIGQVREVHGKKSVELRVHPALLPAHTTLANVNGVLNAILLEGRALGPCLLSGRGAGDLPTAVSVVADVVDVAGARLSGAGGRMTRSVRLAETHLAPIDDVECAYYLRFQVFDRPGVLAHIAGALAEENVSILEMVQRGGGDARGEPVQVVMMTHVAREGALRRALAAAAKGGDYIAKPTHVLRVAPLA; encoded by the coding sequence ATGAAAACGGTGCGGCTCGGGCTACTCGGTTGTGGGACCGTGGGCGGGGGCGTTGTTCGGCTGATTCGGGAAAATGCCTCGGTTCTGGCGACCCGCGTCGGGGCTCCGCTGGAAATTGCCAAGGTGCTCGTTCGCGATCCGAACAAGGACCGCGTGCCTGGCCTCGAGCGCGACCGCATCACGACGGATGCGGCGGCGGTGCTGGACGATCCGTCGATTGACGTCGTCGTGGAGGTGCTCGGCGGGGTGGAACCGGCCAAGGGCTACGTCGAGCGGGCCATCGATTCGGGTCGCAGCGTGGTGACCGCGAACAAGATGCTGCTCGCGGTGCATGGGCCCGAGCTGGTGGAGCGCGCCGAAAAGGCCGGCGTCGACCTGGCCTTCGAAGCCTCCGTGGGCGGCGGCATCCCGGTCATCCGCACCTTGCGCGAGGCGCTCACCAGCGATTCGGTGACCCGGCTTTGCGGCATCGTCAATGGCACGTCGAACTACATTCTCACGCGCATGCGCCAGGACGGGATGCCCTTCGCGACGGCGTTGAGGGAGGCGCAGGACAAAGGCTACGCCGAGGCCGATCCGGGGCTCGACGTGGACGGGGGCGATGCCGCGCACAAGCTGGTCGTGCTGGCCATGCTGGCCTTTGGCGCCCGCGTGCCGCACGAGGCCGTGTACACGGAGGGCATCCGCGACATCGAGCCGATCGATCACGAGTTCGCCGCGCGCTTTGGCTACACGGTGAAGCACTTGGCCATCGGCCAGGTGCGCGAGGTGCACGGCAAAAAGAGCGTCGAGCTTCGCGTGCACCCGGCGCTCTTGCCGGCGCACACCACGCTCGCCAACGTGAACGGCGTGCTCAATGCGATTTTGCTCGAAGGGCGCGCCCTCGGACCGTGCCTGCTCTCCGGGCGCGGGGCAGGGGATCTGCCCACCGCCGTGAGCGTCGTGGCCGACGTGGTGGATGTCGCGGGTGCGCGTCTCAGTGGTGCGGGCGGCAGGATGACGCGCAGCGTGCGGCTTGCGGAGACGCACCTCGCGCCCATCGACGACGTCGAGTGCGCGTACTACCTGCGCTTCCAGGTCTTCGATCGACCCGGCGTCCTCGCGCACATCGCGGGCGCGCTGGCCGAGGAGAACGTGTCCATCCTGGAGATGGTCCAGCGTGGCGGTGGCGATGCGCGCGGAGAGCCGGTGCAAGTCGTCATGATGACCCACGTCGCGCGCGAAGGAGCCCTGCGTCGTGCGCTCGCAGCTGCCGCGAAGGGCGGCGATTACATCGCCAAGCCGACGCACGTCCTTCGGGTCGCGCCTCTCGCGTAA
- a CDS encoding rhomboid family intramembrane serine protease: MDERVTLALPRPGPGLKVLLLVVAILGISLAIAYSYLPGGQSLFLALTASSDSVLDGQVWRLFTAGLLTSPAALGHLLFTLMAFYFLSPDLERRWGTWRFIRFVLIAMVSGFLLSIAVDRAIPGGPAMLHPRMMFGSSAAISAIAIAWSKLNAHQTVRLFFLIPVSGRQFFWFTIAMCSLGLVYPGGVPEGMLSPFGGVLVGMLLGGTPSVIRATYLRIKLALLRRQAGAPPVPLSPPASGKSKTTTASTRRAGAPLLRVVQGGADDELRKRRPPKDKRYLN, encoded by the coding sequence ATGGACGAGAGGGTTACTCTGGCACTACCTCGCCCCGGCCCGGGCTTGAAGGTCCTGCTCCTGGTGGTAGCGATTCTCGGGATCTCTCTGGCCATCGCGTACAGCTATCTGCCCGGCGGGCAGAGCCTGTTTCTGGCCCTCACCGCTTCGAGCGACAGCGTGCTCGACGGTCAGGTGTGGCGGCTGTTCACCGCGGGGCTTCTGACATCGCCGGCGGCGTTGGGGCACCTGCTCTTCACGCTGATGGCCTTCTACTTCCTCTCGCCGGATCTGGAGCGGCGTTGGGGAACGTGGCGGTTCATTCGCTTCGTCCTCATCGCGATGGTCTCGGGCTTCCTCTTGTCGATTGCGGTCGACCGAGCGATTCCAGGCGGCCCCGCCATGCTTCACCCGCGGATGATGTTCGGCAGCAGCGCCGCCATTTCCGCGATTGCCATCGCCTGGTCCAAGTTGAATGCGCACCAGACGGTACGGCTGTTTTTCCTCATCCCGGTGAGCGGGCGGCAGTTCTTCTGGTTCACGATTGCCATGTGCTCGCTGGGCCTCGTCTATCCCGGGGGCGTGCCCGAGGGGATGCTCTCGCCATTTGGCGGGGTCCTCGTGGGCATGCTGCTGGGCGGCACGCCCTCGGTGATTCGCGCGACCTACCTGCGCATCAAGCTGGCGCTGCTGCGGCGCCAGGCCGGGGCGCCTCCCGTTCCGTTGAGCCCGCCGGCCTCGGGTAAGAGCAAGACCACGACCGCGTCCACCCGGCGTGCAGGTGCGCCGCTTTTGCGCGTGGTTCAGGGCGGCGCGGACGACGAGCTTCGCAAGCGGCGCCCGCCGAAGGATAAGCGCTACCTCAATTGA
- the purD gene encoding phosphoribosylamine--glycine ligase — protein sequence MAKRVLVVGSGAREHALARVLSSPECEILCAPGNAGTGLSFRNVPVAVDDIPGIVAAAEREGVSLVVVGPELPLTLGLVDALAEKGIPAFGPSKAAAQLEGSKSFMKRFLKRHSIPTADFAIFDDVDAAEAYVRAAARPLVVKADGLAAGKGVTVATTPEQALLAVRQMMRDNAFGDAGKTVVIEELLPGEEASFHVICDGERAVPLPAAQDHKRVGDGDTGPNTGGMGAYAPAPVVTPEVHGRVMRTIVEPTLAGLKAEGTPFRGVLFVGLMIEAGVPRVLEFNVRFGDPETGVLTSLCSFTGGGWLGLLNGAAHGQFPPTQLECEGAALSVVMAAEGYPAKVRNGDVITGLEKTPENEHVHVLHAGTTRREDGAIVTAGGRVLNVVGRGATLEEAASRAYAQVDAISWPGEHHRRDIGSRALEKT from the coding sequence ATGGCTAAGCGCGTGTTGGTCGTCGGGTCCGGTGCGAGGGAACACGCACTGGCACGGGTTCTTTCCTCGCCCGAGTGCGAGATTCTCTGTGCGCCGGGCAACGCCGGCACGGGGCTGTCGTTTCGCAATGTCCCTGTAGCGGTGGACGACATTCCGGGCATCGTGGCCGCCGCCGAGCGCGAAGGCGTCTCGCTGGTGGTCGTCGGACCGGAGCTTCCGCTCACCCTCGGCCTGGTCGACGCCCTCGCCGAGAAGGGCATTCCCGCCTTTGGTCCTTCGAAGGCGGCCGCGCAGTTGGAGGGCTCGAAGTCCTTCATGAAGCGCTTCTTGAAGCGCCACTCCATCCCGACCGCCGACTTCGCGATCTTCGACGACGTCGACGCCGCCGAGGCTTATGTGCGTGCGGCGGCGCGGCCACTGGTGGTCAAGGCCGACGGCCTCGCCGCGGGCAAGGGGGTCACTGTAGCGACCACCCCCGAGCAGGCACTCCTGGCGGTCCGGCAAATGATGCGCGACAACGCCTTCGGCGACGCCGGCAAGACCGTGGTCATCGAGGAGCTGTTGCCCGGTGAGGAAGCAAGCTTCCATGTCATCTGCGACGGCGAGCGCGCGGTGCCGCTTCCCGCGGCGCAGGATCACAAACGCGTCGGCGACGGCGACACGGGGCCGAACACGGGAGGCATGGGTGCCTACGCACCCGCACCCGTCGTCACGCCCGAGGTCCACGGGCGTGTCATGCGCACCATCGTGGAGCCCACGTTGGCGGGCCTCAAAGCGGAGGGGACGCCATTCCGTGGCGTACTCTTCGTCGGCCTCATGATCGAGGCCGGCGTGCCGCGCGTTCTCGAATTCAACGTCCGCTTCGGCGACCCCGAGACCGGTGTCTTAACGTCGCTCTGCAGCTTTACTGGAGGAGGATGGCTCGGCCTGCTCAACGGTGCGGCGCACGGCCAATTTCCCCCGACGCAACTGGAGTGCGAGGGCGCCGCGCTCTCCGTCGTCATGGCCGCCGAGGGCTACCCTGCCAAGGTGCGCAACGGCGACGTCATCACGGGCCTCGAGAAAACGCCGGAAAATGAGCACGTTCACGTGCTTCACGCCGGAACGACGCGCCGCGAAGACGGCGCCATCGTCACGGCTGGCGGAAGAGTCCTCAACGTCGTCGGGCGCGGCGCCACCTTGGAGGAAGCGGCCTCCCGAGCGTATGCCCAGGTGGACGCCATAAGCTGGCCCGGCGAGCACCACAGGCGCGATATCGGAAGCCGCGCTCTGGAAAAGACGTAA
- a CDS encoding DUF1015 domain-containing protein, producing MADIAPLTPLRYDPSKLVSVANVVAPPYDVISPEQREELAKRDPHNVVQLILPKDAAGGDTEGKYEHAASLLRRWREEKVLVRDDVPGFYRYDQSFTAPGTGKRMSRSGFLGLVRLVPFSDRIVLPHERTLSGPKEDRLKLFRATRTNLSPGFMLYRDPQKELDSALSSGKELFRFATPDGVEHALTKVDDREALFTIVRKIAQSSLLIADGHHRYETAVRYAQETGAQGASENGWHMVFFANGDDPNLVVFPTHRHVHSLPSFDFAELLRKAADTFQATVLPKGTAANVITDTLADSGKRAPSVAVASAEGDVAVLALRADVDLEKHPTLGKLPEVLRRTDVALLHSGILEHALGITREAQAAKTNLWYPQDAAATLADLRNGKGQALFLMNATPVEAVRRVAEYGEVMPQKSTFFYPKVLTGLTIHTLEPDRTVHVLR from the coding sequence ATGGCCGATATCGCACCGCTCACACCGCTCCGCTACGACCCCTCGAAACTCGTATCGGTCGCGAACGTCGTGGCCCCGCCGTACGACGTCATTAGCCCCGAGCAACGCGAGGAGCTCGCGAAGCGCGATCCGCACAACGTCGTCCAACTCATTCTGCCCAAGGATGCCGCCGGCGGCGACACCGAGGGCAAATACGAGCACGCTGCTTCGCTCCTCCGCCGCTGGCGCGAAGAGAAGGTGCTCGTGCGCGACGACGTCCCCGGTTTCTACCGCTACGACCAGTCGTTCACCGCACCCGGCACCGGCAAGAGAATGAGCCGCAGCGGCTTCCTCGGCCTGGTGCGCCTGGTGCCGTTTTCGGACCGCATCGTGCTGCCCCACGAGCGCACCCTGAGCGGCCCGAAGGAAGATCGCCTCAAGCTGTTTCGCGCGACGCGCACCAACTTGAGCCCCGGCTTCATGCTGTACCGCGACCCGCAAAAGGAGCTCGATTCGGCTCTGTCGTCCGGCAAGGAGCTCTTTCGCTTCGCCACCCCCGACGGCGTCGAGCATGCGCTGACCAAGGTCGACGATCGCGAGGCGCTTTTCACCATCGTGCGGAAGATCGCTCAGTCGTCGCTCCTCATCGCCGACGGCCACCACCGCTACGAGACCGCGGTGCGTTATGCGCAGGAGACCGGCGCGCAGGGCGCCAGTGAAAACGGCTGGCACATGGTCTTCTTCGCCAACGGCGACGACCCGAATCTCGTGGTCTTTCCGACGCATCGCCACGTGCACTCGCTGCCGTCGTTCGACTTCGCGGAGCTGCTGCGAAAAGCCGCCGACACGTTCCAAGCGACGGTGTTGCCCAAGGGCACTGCAGCAAACGTCATCACGGACACCCTCGCGGACTCCGGCAAACGTGCGCCATCCGTTGCGGTCGCCTCGGCCGAAGGAGACGTGGCCGTCCTCGCATTGCGCGCGGATGTCGACCTGGAGAAGCATCCAACATTGGGCAAGCTTCCGGAGGTCTTGCGCCGCACAGATGTGGCCTTACTTCATTCAGGTATCCTCGAGCATGCGCTCGGCATCACGCGCGAGGCGCAAGCCGCCAAGACCAACCTTTGGTACCCGCAAGATGCAGCCGCGACGCTCGCCGATTTGCGCAACGGAAAAGGCCAAGCCCTCTTCCTGATGAACGCCACCCCGGTCGAGGCCGTCCGCCGCGTGGCCGAATACGGCGAGGTCATGCCGCAGAAATCGACGTTCTTCTATCCCAAAGTCCTCACGGGGTTGACCATCCATACGTTGGAGCCGGACCGCACGGTCCACGTTCTGCGCTAG